One Prunus dulcis chromosome 7, ALMONDv2, whole genome shotgun sequence DNA segment encodes these proteins:
- the LOC117635315 gene encoding putative disease resistance protein RGA4, whose product MADLAFPLATKLIEKLGSITSEQICLAWGVKADLKKLQRTMSIIKDVLLDAEQKQEHNQQIRSWLRQLKDVFLDAEDLLDEFECEALRREVVETFHGTTRKVHRFFSRSNPIAFRLRVGHEIKEIRERLDELKSNKAIFDSLTSIDHHGGSGDHHERVNVTHSFVRASKVIGRESEKKQIINLLIEQGDDNQSGNGNVSVIPIVGIGGLGKTTLAKLVYDDERVVGHFEKRMWVSVSVDFEITRLIKMILSSASDTEMSDKLSLDQLQGRLRRALKDKKFLLVLDDVWNEDRIKWSELRDLLIEGTKSGSKILVTTRNTSVAEMMGTIPTNINLQSLSFEDCLSLFVECAFKEGRDKNYPNLFEMGKDIVRKCGGVPLAVKTLGSQLHSKTDEREWKLVRDSEIWELKQEDAGHILPALKLSYTQLPPHLRQCLAYCSHLLKDRIEFNSVTLIRYWMAHGILDQSRVHGNMELEDIGELYFKDLWARSFFQNVIDCHALYIFDMHDLIHDLVQSIAQGECFTVKSANTKDIYENVRHLIFLEAGQNISTTLQKLNKVRTIEAVQIEIDESFLCTCFSRFKYLRVVELPRMFITSVAKFHWFPETFEISELVLIMKQ is encoded by the coding sequence ATGGCTGATCTTGCCTTTCCTTTGGCAACCAAACTCATTGAAAAGCTCGGGTCCATTACTTCTGAGCAGATCTGCTTGGCATGGGGCGTTAAAGCTGATCTGAAAAAGCTTCAGCGCACGATGTCCATCATCAAAGATGTTCTCTTGGATGCCGAACAAAAGCAAGAACATAACCAGCAGATACGCAGTTGGCTAAGACAGCTTAAAGATGTATTTCTCGATGCCGAGGACTTGTTGGATGAGTTTGAGTGCGAAGCTTTGCGGAGGGAAGTGGTGGAAACATTTCATGGCACAACTCGAAAGGTACACCGTTTCTTCTCTCGTTCTAACCCAATTGCATTCCGTTTGAGAGTAGGTCATGAAATCAAGGAGATTAGAGAGAGGTTAGATGAGCTCAAGTCCAATAAGGCTATATTTGATTCTCTCACTAGTATTGATCATCATGGAGGTAGTGGTGATCATCATGAAAGAGTGAATGTGACCCACTCCTTCGTTCGTGCTTCAAAGGTTATTGGTAGAGAGTCtgagaagaaacaaattataaatcTCTTGATCGAACAAGGTGATGATAATCAAAGTGGGAATGGGAATGTCTCTGTTATTCCTATAGTGGGGATTGGAGGTTTAGGGAAGACCACGCTTGCCAAGTTGGTGTACGATGATGAAAGGGTCGTTGGGCATTTCGAAAAGAGGATGTGGGTGTCTGTTTCAGTGGACTTTGAAATTACTAGATTGATAAAGATGATTCTTAGTTCTGCATCAGATACAGAGATGAGTGATAAATTGAGTCTGGATCAGTTGCAAGGAAGGCTACGTCGTGCTTTAAAGGATAAGAAatttttgcttgttttggATGATGTTTGGAATGAGGATCGTATTAAATGGAGTGAGTTGAGAGATTTATTGATAGAGGGAACCAAGTCAGGAAGTAAGATTTTAGTGACGACTAGAAATACCTCGGTTGCTGAGATGATGGGTACCATTCCAACAAACATTAATTTACAATCTCTTTCATTTGAGGATTGTTTGTCTTTGTTTGTAGAATGTGCTTTTAAAGAGGGACGTGATAAAAACTATCCTAACCTCTTTGAAATGGGAAAGGATATTGTTAGAAAGTGCGGAGGGGTTCCATTGGCAGTGAAAACTTTAGGGAGTCAACTACACTCAAAGACTGATGAACGGGAATGGAAATTGGTGAGAGATTCTGAGATATGGGAATTGAAACAAGAAGATGCTGGTCACATTTTACCTGCATTGAAATTGAGTTATACCCAATTGCCTCCTCATTTGAGACAATGTCTTGCTTATTGTTCCCATCTACTAAAGGATAGGATTGAGTTTAATAGTGTAACCTTGATCAGATATTGGATGGCACATGGAATCCTTGATCAATCTCGTGTTCATGGGAATATGGAGTTGGAAGACATCGGAGAGCTATATTTTAAAGATTTATGGGCAAGATCCTTTTTTCAAAACGTTATTGATTGTCATGCGCTCTACATATTTGATATGCATGATCTTATCCATGATCTTGTACAATCAATTGCACAAGGTGAGTGTTTTACAGTGAAGTCTGCAAACACCAaagatatatatgaaaatgtcAGACATTTGATATTTTTGGAAGCTGGCCAAAATATTTCAACAACCTTGCAAAAGTTGAACAAAGTGCGGACTATAGAAGCAGTCCAAATAGAGATTGATGAATCCTTCCTGTGCACTTGCTTCTCAAGATTCAAATATTTGCGAGTGGTTGAGTTACCTAGGATGTTCATTACAAGTGTTGCCAAGTTCCATTGGTTCCCTGAAACATTTGAGATATCTGAACTTGTGTTGATAATGAAGCAATAA